In the genome of Leopardus geoffroyi isolate Oge1 chromosome B1, O.geoffroyi_Oge1_pat1.0, whole genome shotgun sequence, the window TCATTCCTGATAAACTTACATCTAATCAATTGTTCTCATGGGTAAGGGCTTATTAGGGCCCAGTTTTTTAAACTGGGAGTTGTTGACTATTCAAAGATTACAAGTGCTTTGGTCTTTTCCTGGGCAGCTATCTCAGGCTTAAGGTAAAAGCTGAGATTTTCAAGGTCTAGTTGGGAGTTACTCCGTTCCTACTTCCAGTAAAACTTATCATATAGTAAGAAGTATCATTTGAACACTTTTGTGTTAGATGCTGTACTAGACCATATTATGTATGTTACTTATTACTTCTCAATCCAAAAAATAATTGCTCCCTTTTGCCAACGGGTAAaccttgaaaagatatttaacttGTTCAAGGTCTCACAGCCATTAAGTTGTAGAACCCAAATGCAAACCCATGTCAGTTTGGGGTTCAGCAGGGACAGGACAGCAACAGCCATTAAACACTAGTAAGTCCAGTTAGACCAAGGTTCAAATATAGAGGGGACCAATGACAAACCCCAGGTTCTACAGTCAGGGAACACAGTGACTGCAGAGCCTGGAGTTCAATATTGGATGAAGACGGAGGCGTCAAGACAGGTCAGCAACAAACCACAAGACTTCCATGGCCATGCATGGACACCCTGGAGGTTTGCCACGGTGTGTGGGCTGGTATAGAGGTGGTGTGGGGCACATGGGAGGTCAGGCTGGCTGAAAGCCAGACACAGGGCAGCGAGTAGATCCCAGTTCTCCCAAAGTAGGTATTTTTTATAGCCCAGTTCCAGTCTGTAAAAGGTTTTGAATAGGTATTGAAGACCCAGGGACATAGGCAGAACTATGGGAAGGAAGATGTATACATCCTGGAACCTGGGTCTAAATCCACGCTTTATCACTGATCAACTGCATGGCCTTGGGTGGGTTTCTTGTGAATAGTCTCCTTGTCAGTAAATGTAACACTAACACCTCATAGAGCTATCATGAGGATTTAATGActtaaaatagaaagagagagagagagaacttggaaCTGTGCACAGCACAAATTTAGCAATCTTTACTACTTGTTTTTAAGCATGTCCTTGCAGTCTGATATGGGCCACACATACAGAGGGAATTCGTGAGAGAGTCTAAAGTTCATACAGTCACCAAGGGGCTAAATTCCCTCCAAGTTCCCTCACCACCAGGTGCAAACACAACAGACTATTTTAGGATCCCACTCACCAAGTACCCCACCAGCCATACTCTCAAGGGTTCAAGGACTTGGCAGGAAGAAGCCCACAGGTGGCAGACCTTTAGAGCTCTCTACTGAGTAGACCACAGATTGGCAGATTCTCCAAGCAACAGACCAGTTGTCTTGACCTTGATTTAAGGCAAGATTCTAGAATGCATTATTAAAGTAACTGTTATCATTCAGATGGGGAAAAAGCATGCACTATAGGACTAGCCTACATTCATTACTGTTCAGTCGTAACACACTAACAATGTATTTCCACGACTGAATCCCCAGAgcctaaatttaaataaagaaatatgataACTGACTTCAAATATTTGACACACTGTTcgcgtgtgtgcatatgtgtgtgcgtaaaaattccatttgtttGACACGACCCTAAGATCCAAGGAATTAAAGCTACTGGAAAACGGACCTTGtttcaataacaacaaaaaactttctAACAGTGTAAACCAGAAACAACAAACTGCCCACCAACGGGTCAAATTTAACGCTTGTGCAATCTTTTGTTTGGTTCGCATATAGGCATAGTATGTGCTGCTGTGTATGCTGTATTTTCAGAATTTGTGAAGTTGTGCAAAGTAGCCCCGAAACTTTCCCATTAAAACCCAGGTTTCCGTCTTTCCGAGAAATCCCACAACGTGCCGCAAGGACTGCATTCCCTTAGAGTAATAATAACACACCGTTGTTGCAGGGAAGCTTCTTCCTACAGATGAGTATATGCATCACAGTGGGCCACTGTCCCCACCTGACCCGTCACCAGTTTCACCTGACCCTATCACCTGCCTGGAGGGCATTTCAGTTccgatcttaaatgttcttaataaatgcagaaagaggtcccatttctctgattctctgataTCCTGAGTCTAAACGTCACTCAACAATCTCCATGCTTTGTTGTTCTTAGCTCTTTATGAGGTTAACAGGCCCCGTGTGTCCTTTTCAATAAGAATCTAACACCATTCTTTGCTTTAAACATGCGTCTTACTTGGTAGCTCTTTGGCCAGCAGCTGCAAGGCTGttttttctcaaatttcaaaGCAACTAAAGAAAAAGGACAGGAAATTCACGTACTTCACAGAACTTTTGGATGCTCTCCTGTGACTGATGAATGCATGCTGAAGGGTAAATTGCTACAACTGTCTATTTTTATGTGACCCGTGTCACATTACTTCAGTACAGGCTCTGAGTAAACATATTGAGTTTTCTGATATTCAGACTACATCAAGACATGTTCCTTGTGCTTTgcaaattttattgatttatattcctgagaagataaaaatcatgaaaagaacAGAGCTCAGTTAATGCGTTAAGGCAGTCTGCTATTatcataaatgagaaaaaaatagaatccgGGTAGCACTGCTCAAAATAAagtgttgattttaaaaataatgataataaccaaaaacaaaacaaaaaaaagcaaccttAATAGTGTTTCTGGACATTAcgtaaagaaaataaagctggtTTTGCAAAAGCTAACACTGTTGGCTAGCACTTGGTTGTAGTAACATGTGGGCAGTTATGtttctaaatataatataaattaatccTTTTGGTCATTAGGTATCATACAGTCTTACCGTCCTCAAAactcagaaatgagaaaatcctCAGGGAAATTCTCAGCAGAAATGTTAGCGTGTCTGATTACATTAAGTAAAATACTCATTTCTGTGATTAATATACAATaagaatgtatataataaaatatgctttaatgGAAAGCAAGTacctaatgtttttaaaaatgaaaaaacttctaaaatgttttcttgcttAAAAATGTCCAGAAGCATCTAACACCAAAGGTAAcgtatttttgtttctattatttaaaaaataaacttgaatacTACTGAAAACctttagaaaatggaatatttgggGAGATTTATAGGATTTCCTGATTAGGAAAAAGAATACTTAAAGACCTCTGACTACCTGTTCCTGATATATTTccaactccattttttttaaatttctctttattttgtttattgatttatttttgagagagacacagagagcacacatgagcaggggaggggcagagagagaggaagagagagaatcccaaactggccCCACAccgtcggtgcagagcctgacgcaaggcttgatctcacaaactgtgggatcatccacctgagccgaaatcaagagttggacatttaattgactgagccactcaggtgccccccaactccatttcttttttttttttttttaatgtttatttacttttgagagagagaaagagagagacagagcatgagtgggggaggggtagagaaagagggagacacagaatccgaagcaggctccaggctctgagctgtcagcacagagccggaagcagggctcaaacccatgactataagatcattacctgagccaaagtcagatgcttataaCCGTCTGAGCCTCCCATGTGCCCTATCCAACtccatttcaaatgaataaattctgCAAAAATATTTGATCCAACTATCTTTGATTCAAAGGCATTGCTGACATGGTTAGTCCCTCTGTGAGTTTAaactattttaagtaaaattaggggcgcctgggtggctcagtcggttgagcgtctgacttcggctcatgtcatgatctcacactctgtgagtttgagccccacgtcaggctctatgctgacagctcacagcctggagcctgcttcggattctgtgcctccctgtctctctgcccctcccctgctcatgctctgtctctctctctctctctctctctctgtcaaaaataaataaacattaaaaaaattctttttaactattttaaggaaaattgaGCAAACTTAAAAATGACAACAACCTGGACCGTTGTGTCCACTTTCTCCTCTATAGATGCGTGTGAGGTCTGTCATATGGGCTCATGAAGTAAGAACTGTCTGTTGGGTGACAGGGTAGGGCCTAGGGAGCCAAAGGTAGAGTCTTGCATATAGACAGCTGAGTTAAAATTTACCAGgacaagaaatgaataaacgtgtgGCAGGCAGAAGTGACAGTTTGTGGAGAATTATGATGGACACTGGGTATTTGGAGAAAATCAGAGTTTTTTGTGCCTAGAATGTAGGTTATAACTGAATCATACGGTGCTAGGAAAAGCATATCTTTGAAACCAGACAGGTCTCAGTTTAAATCCTGATTCAGGTATTAATAAAATCTTCTTTTAggttaaaaacataaattcctCACGGCAGTAGGGGACTGATGTGACTTAACGAAAATTTGCCGGAAAAAATACTTGGTAATCATGTCTGTGCTGTGCTCTGCCTTCTGAGGGAAACATTGGCAACCCCTAGAGATTAAGAGAAAAGTTGTTTAATTTGAAGAAAGGACTATCTTTGAATATTTGAAGGACTTTCCTtcagaaaataagaacaattatGTGATCTTTCTGAGAATGGTAGATTTTATGAAAGGACATCTCCCTTGGACCAACGGAGCACCATGTACCCACTGGATCTGCCTGAGAATGCTTTTCAAACACATGAGCCTTTTCTCTCTAGGAGGACAGGCTGGGGTACTGCTTAGCATAGAGGCTGTGAATGGAATGCCTGTAGCAGGCACTGGACTCCCTTTGGCTTTTAAGATCCTCTCAAACTCTaagaaatccctatcaaaacagcaccagcattcttcacagagttagaaaaaataatcctaaaatttgcatggaaccagaagagatcccaaatggccaaagcaatcctgaaaaagaaaaccaaagctggaggcatcacagtctcaaacttcaaaatattttacaaagctgtaatcatcaaaacagtttggtactggcacaaaaacagacactcagatcaatggatcagaatcgaggacccagaaatggacccacaaacatatgaccacctgatctttgacaaagcaggaaaaagtagccaatggagaaaagaccatctcttcagcaaatggtgttgggaaaactggacagtgacatgcagaagaatgaacctggacagctttcttacacaatatacaaaataagctcaaaatagatgaaagacctaaccataagacaggaagccatcaaaatcctaaaggagaaaataggcaacatataatccagtgaagaaatgggcaataGACATGAACAGactcttttccaaaaaagacatatacatggctaacagacatatgaaaaaaatgctcaacatcacacatcatcagggaaatacaaatcaaaaccacaatgagataccacttcacacttgtCAGGATGGCTAACGTTAAtgattcaggcaacaacagacattggcgagggtgcagagaaaggggaactcttttgcactgctggtgggaatgcaaactggtacagccactctggaaaacggtatggagtttcctcaaaaaattaaaactaggggcgcctgggtggcacagtcggttaagcgtccgacttcagccaggtcatgatctcgcggtccgtgagttcgagccccgcgtcaggctctgggctgatggctcagagcctggagcctgcttcagattctgtgtctccctctctctctgcccctcccccattcatgctctgtctctctctgtccccccaaaaaataaataaacgttgaaaaaaaaaaaattaaaactagaactaccctacaacccagcaattgcactactaggtatttatccaaaggatacagaagtgctgattcgaaggagcacatgcaccccaatgtttatagcatcactattgacaatagccaaagtagggaaagagccaAACGTTCATCAGccgacgaatggataaagaaatgtggtacagatatacaatggaatattcctcggtaatcaaaaagaatgaaatcttgccatttgcaacaacgtggatggaactagagtgtattacactaagcaaaaaagtcagtcagagaaagacaaatatcatatcatTCATTCAATCACCCAGCAGTCTTACGGGGTAGAAATTGCTACCTCCCTTCAAAGGAGGGAACTGAGGTTTAACGCAGTTAAGCAACTTGCTAGTGGTCAAAGAGCCAAGAGAACTGGCTTTGAACTTGTGTTCTGATTCTGAGACCAGTGCTTTTTAGGTTATGCATAGTCTCTCCTTCCCCTTAGCAGAAGCAAAATGGCATTCGGAACAAAAGCCCTGTTTTCAAAACGTTTAAGGAAATAGGTGGCTCCTTCCTGCGCTGTTTCTCTCTTTGGCTCAGGCCCCTGGAACCTGCCGGATGGGCAAGTATCTCGGTCTCCATACTGCCAGGAAGTGCCGTAGCCACCTAGGAGATCAGAAGCGGCATGGTAAACAGTACAGGGAAGCCCATCTGGGCACAGCCCTGAAGGCCAATGCTTTTGGAGGTGCTTCCCACGCAAAGGAAATTGTGCTGGAAAAAATAGGGGCTGAAGCCAAACAGCCAAATTCTGCCATCAGGAAGTGTGACAGGGTCCAGCTGGTTGAGAATGGCCAAAAAATCACAGCCTTTGTGCCCAATGATAGTTGTTTAAATTTTACGGAGGAAAATGATGATGTTCCTGTTGGTGGATTTGGTCACAAAGGTCATGCGATCAGTGACATTCCTGGATTTGGCTCTAACATTGTCAAAACAGCCAGGGTCTCTCTTTTGACTTTATACAAGGGCAAGAAGGAAAGACCAAGATCATAAGTTTTGatggtgaaaaataataaattttcaaatgctaaaaaaataaaaaatacattgtttttgctttttttttttttaaagtaagtaatATGTTTgttagctcttttttaaaaacataatttattggcaaattggctaacatacagtgtgtaaagtgtgctcttggtttttgcgGTAGATTCCTGTAGTTCATCACTCACACACAACAcgccgtgctcatcccaacaagtgccctcctcaatgcccagcccccatttccccctctcctccaccccctgcatcaaccctcagcttgttctctgtatttaagagtctcttggggcgcctgggtggcgcagtcggttaagcgtccgacttcagccaggtcacgatctcgcggtccgtgagttcgagccccgcatcaggctctgggctgatggctcag includes:
- the LOC123583203 gene encoding 40S ribosomal protein S23-like encodes the protein MGKYLGLHTARKCRSHLGDQKRHGKQYREAHLGTALKANAFGGASHAKEIVLEKIGAEAKQPNSAIRKCDRVQLVENGQKITAFVPNDSCLNFTEENDDVPVGGFGHKGHAISDIPGFGSNIVKTARVSLLTLYKGKKERPRS